A region of Veillonellaceae bacterium DNA encodes the following proteins:
- the addA gene encoding helicase-exonuclease AddAB subunit AddA, with protein sequence MANRWTPAQQEALDTRNKNLLLSAAAGSGKTAVLTERITRIAGDMESGIDINELLVLTFTKAAAAEMKSRVSASLTNKLREADAENNLPLIHHLERQLSLMGSAQISTLDSFFQSLLRQYFYLLDLDPKTQIMADENEGYLLKEAVLAEVLERWYEEADPDFLKTADLFASRYQDRDLKDTILRIHNFSCSMPFPIDWLKHLPDPYNIPDGTKLDDIPWSYDFLASIISTSEKISEYYRRAFEIMDQNDAARAVYSDQLSNEYSFISSLAEVSSWKDLYDLPSFTFARRTIATAKVLKPYGMLVKEFNATPDAETIKALRKQAAATYNKSIAPLIGISEDQWIGETRNMAPIVKVLSDITIDFTHSLSERKRQEGVMDFNDLEHYVLDVLVDKDDPAFTPETAADFPSEAALAIRSRYKEVMIDEYQDTNGVQELITSLLSSGDNRFMVGDIKQSIYRFRQADPTIFLGKYNDFSTNEAATDHRIDLNKNFRSDAAILSSINFIFRQIMTERNLELNYGEAEALYPGRHEEERPADYCGGSVSIGLIDKDIEEAKNDNPKIKDMENIRLEGRLIAAKIRSLIDSKAKVMNGDGTFRPITYSDIVILLRSVAGKAPILLKVMGEYGIPAISDREDDYIQNPEVETLLALLKIIDNPLQDLALTAVLRSVFVGLDEEDLSRLRLAQKAAGAEHIWPVLGNADHILKPGGAGLVSSFLSLYKEWRLQAVKDGAAPLIRKIIADTDYLTYVSGLSGGEFRKAHVLAFYQLALSRDSGARSGLYSFLTELSRLTKDGRNFRAKTPSVSAADAVRIMTIHRSKGLEFPVVFLADAAKEFNLRDTKATAVCHKDRGIGIQYYDEETHARWPSLYWYSVRSASERESKAEEARLLYVAMTRARDKLFITATLKDTIRSLDLWMASLAGTETGEVRPLPSYITAGAASYLDWIMPAALRHRSSKEVWDRLMRIPSYAEDAEGDHSLFDISITPETSLLRADETADAAETEKQLIEVEETPETNADRFLASLPSEVPEDLSRRLTWSYAFPGAANTPGKLTATAAVKLRETLEASESDEPPYASEILAPDLPPLPETEEGEENEETEGMKETLPADYAEPPAFLSGGKPGFTGTSFGTLMHKAMEMIDFKTVPATREALRNEIMRLTESGIFTKDEEDVLLSERKYTNPVASLITFAESPLGTLMKEAETVRKEMPFSILLPADSFYPDCEKGEKIFLQGIMDCLLETKDGLTVIDYKTDRVMTEEELREHYKIQLQVYGEAAEKLLGKPVVHLFLWAFRLGKAIDIPLHRN encoded by the coding sequence ATGGCTAACCGCTGGACCCCGGCGCAGCAGGAAGCGCTGGATACAAGAAACAAGAATCTCCTGCTCTCAGCCGCTGCAGGAAGCGGCAAGACCGCAGTCCTCACCGAACGCATCACCCGCATCGCAGGCGACATGGAAAGCGGCATCGATATCAATGAGCTCCTCGTCCTCACTTTCACAAAGGCAGCCGCCGCTGAAATGAAGAGCCGCGTCTCGGCGTCTTTGACAAACAAGCTCCGCGAAGCGGATGCAGAAAACAATCTGCCCCTCATCCATCACTTAGAGCGCCAGCTCTCTCTCATGGGAAGCGCGCAGATTTCCACGCTCGACTCCTTCTTCCAGTCGCTCCTCCGCCAGTACTTCTACCTCCTCGATCTGGATCCCAAGACACAGATCATGGCAGATGAAAACGAAGGATACCTGCTGAAGGAAGCCGTCCTTGCCGAAGTGCTGGAAAGATGGTACGAAGAAGCGGACCCGGATTTCCTCAAAACGGCCGACCTCTTTGCCAGCCGCTACCAGGACCGCGACCTGAAGGATACGATCCTGCGCATCCACAACTTCTCCTGCTCGATGCCATTCCCGATCGACTGGCTCAAGCATCTGCCCGATCCCTACAACATCCCCGATGGTACGAAGCTGGACGATATTCCCTGGAGCTATGATTTCCTGGCCTCGATCATTTCCACTTCGGAGAAGATCAGCGAATACTACCGCCGCGCCTTTGAGATCATGGATCAGAATGATGCAGCGCGTGCCGTCTACAGCGATCAGCTTTCGAATGAATACAGCTTCATTTCCTCTCTCGCCGAAGTTTCTTCCTGGAAAGACCTCTATGACCTTCCCTCCTTTACCTTCGCCCGTCGCACAATCGCAACCGCCAAGGTGCTGAAGCCTTATGGAATGCTTGTCAAAGAGTTCAATGCCACTCCGGATGCTGAGACCATCAAGGCTCTCCGGAAGCAGGCTGCGGCTACGTATAATAAGTCGATAGCTCCCCTGATCGGGATTTCCGAAGACCAGTGGATCGGAGAGACGCGCAATATGGCTCCGATCGTGAAGGTGCTCTCTGACATTACCATCGACTTCACGCATTCCCTTTCGGAGAGGAAACGCCAGGAAGGCGTCATGGATTTCAATGACCTGGAGCACTATGTCTTGGACGTCCTCGTCGACAAGGATGATCCGGCATTCACGCCTGAGACGGCCGCTGATTTCCCGTCGGAAGCCGCTCTTGCCATACGCTCCCGCTACAAGGAAGTCATGATCGATGAGTACCAGGACACGAATGGCGTGCAGGAACTCATCACGTCCCTTCTCTCCAGCGGAGACAACCGCTTCATGGTCGGCGACATCAAGCAGAGCATTTACCGCTTCCGTCAGGCAGACCCGACGATTTTCCTCGGAAAGTACAATGACTTCAGCACGAACGAGGCTGCCACAGACCACAGGATCGACCTCAATAAGAATTTCCGAAGCGATGCGGCCATCCTTTCTTCCATCAATTTCATCTTCCGCCAGATCATGACGGAAAGAAATCTGGAGCTGAACTACGGGGAAGCCGAAGCGCTCTACCCGGGACGCCACGAGGAAGAGAGACCCGCTGATTACTGCGGCGGCTCTGTCTCCATCGGCCTCATCGACAAGGATATCGAAGAGGCTAAGAATGATAATCCCAAAATCAAGGATATGGAAAATATACGCCTTGAAGGCAGACTGATTGCGGCAAAAATCCGCAGCCTCATCGACAGCAAGGCCAAGGTCATGAACGGCGACGGCACCTTCCGCCCCATCACTTACAGTGATATCGTCATTCTTCTCCGCTCTGTGGCAGGAAAGGCGCCCATCCTTTTGAAGGTCATGGGAGAATACGGCATTCCTGCGATTTCCGACAGGGAAGATGACTACATCCAGAATCCGGAAGTCGAGACGCTCCTTGCGCTCCTCAAGATCATCGACAATCCGCTGCAGGACCTGGCGCTGACGGCTGTCCTGCGTTCTGTCTTCGTAGGCCTTGATGAAGAGGATCTTTCGCGCCTGCGCCTGGCCCAGAAGGCTGCCGGTGCTGAGCATATCTGGCCTGTCCTTGGAAATGCGGATCATATCCTCAAACCGGGAGGAGCCGGCCTTGTTTCTTCCTTCCTTTCCCTCTATAAGGAATGGCGCCTGCAGGCTGTCAAGGACGGCGCAGCACCGCTTATCAGGAAGATCATCGCGGATACCGATTACCTCACTTACGTCTCCGGACTTTCCGGCGGCGAATTCAGGAAAGCGCATGTCCTTGCCTTCTACCAGCTGGCTCTTTCGAGGGACAGCGGCGCCAGGAGCGGCCTCTACTCTTTCCTCACCGAGCTCTCGCGCCTGACGAAGGACGGACGTAATTTCCGCGCCAAGACGCCTTCTGTCTCTGCTGCCGATGCCGTCCGCATCATGACGATCCACAGGAGCAAGGGTCTTGAATTCCCGGTCGTCTTCCTGGCCGATGCGGCAAAAGAATTCAACCTGCGCGACACGAAGGCAACGGCCGTCTGCCACAAGGACAGGGGAATCGGCATCCAGTACTATGACGAAGAGACCCATGCACGCTGGCCCAGCCTCTACTGGTATTCCGTCCGCTCCGCTTCCGAAAGGGAAAGCAAGGCTGAAGAAGCGCGCCTCCTCTACGTCGCCATGACGCGCGCAAGAGACAAGCTCTTCATTACAGCCACTTTGAAGGATACCATAAGATCCCTTGACCTCTGGATGGCCTCCCTGGCCGGCACGGAAACAGGCGAAGTCCGCCCGCTCCCGTCCTATATTACGGCCGGTGCCGCTTCCTACCTTGACTGGATCATGCCGGCGGCGCTCCGCCACCGCTCATCAAAAGAGGTATGGGACCGTCTCATGCGCATCCCCTCCTATGCCGAGGATGCAGAAGGAGACCACTCCCTTTTCGATATTTCCATCACTCCGGAAACTTCGCTCCTCAGGGCGGATGAAACCGCGGATGCTGCGGAAACGGAAAAGCAGCTGATCGAGGTGGAAGAAACGCCGGAGACGAATGCTGACCGCTTCCTTGCTTCTCTTCCTTCTGAGGTCCCCGAAGATCTTTCCCGCCGTCTCACATGGAGCTATGCCTTCCCGGGCGCTGCCAATACACCGGGCAAGCTGACGGCAACAGCCGCGGTCAAGCTTCGTGAAACGCTTGAAGCTTCGGAAAGCGATGAACCGCCATATGCCTCTGAAATCCTGGCGCCGGACCTTCCTCCCCTTCCTGAAACGGAAGAGGGCGAAGAAAATGAGGAAACAGAAGGAATGAAGGAAACTCTTCCTGCCGATTATGCAGAGCCTCCTGCTTTCCTTTCCGGCGGAAAACCAGGCTTTACAGGTACTTCCTTTGGTACGCTCATGCATAAGGCAATGGAAATGATCGATTTCAAAACCGTCCCGGCAACAAGGGAAGCACTCCGGAATGAAATCATGCGCCTTACGGAATCGGGCATCTTCACGAAGGATGAAGAAGACGTCCTCCTTTCGGAAAGGAAGTATACGAATCCTGTCGCTTCTCTCATCACTTTCGCAGAAAGCCCACTTGGCACTCTCATGAAGGAAGCAGAGACGGTCAGGAAGGAAATGCCCTTCTCGATCCTCCTTCCGGCGGATTCTTTCTATCCCGACTGTGAAAAGGGAGAGAAGATATTCCTGCAGGGGATCATGGACTGCCTCCTTGAAACGAAGGATGGCCTTACCGTCATCGATTACAAGACGGACCGCGTCATGACCGAAGAGGAACTTCGCGAGCATTACAAGATCCAGCTTCAGGTCTACGGGGAAGCCGCGGAAAAGCTCCTCGGAAAACCTGTCGTCCACCTTTTCCTCTGGGCCTTCCGCTTAGGAAAAGCCATCGACATACCTCTCCATAGGAATTAA
- a CDS encoding basic amino acid ABC transporter substrate-binding protein, which produces MKNWKKGIILAASLAMAAGIMAGCGGEKKAASSEGLKPLKVATNATYVPFEFKSKDGKDYTGYEIDVVRAVAQDMNRKVEFKNVAFDGLIPALQSKEVDMTASGMTATKERADKILFAAPFYATKLAIVTKADSDIHSVEDLLKEKEVAVQVGTTAAYYAAEKGMNTRNFDHSSDIVMELKAGGANAGILDKPAADYFVATDGKGAFRVVDVPDSKVQYFAFGFNKDNKELQQEVNAAIAKLKKDGTLNKLHEKWFNTPAPDMPSTAEEALRIK; this is translated from the coding sequence ATGAAAAACTGGAAAAAGGGTATCATTCTCGCAGCTTCTCTCGCTATGGCAGCCGGTATCATGGCCGGATGCGGCGGTGAAAAGAAAGCGGCATCATCGGAAGGGCTGAAACCGCTGAAGGTAGCAACGAACGCAACGTACGTGCCGTTTGAATTCAAATCCAAGGACGGCAAGGATTATACAGGGTATGAAATCGACGTCGTCCGTGCTGTCGCTCAGGACATGAACAGGAAGGTCGAATTCAAGAACGTGGCATTTGACGGCCTGATCCCGGCCCTGCAGTCCAAGGAAGTGGACATGACGGCATCCGGCATGACCGCCACGAAGGAAAGAGCAGACAAGATCCTCTTTGCCGCTCCTTTCTATGCGACAAAACTTGCTATCGTAACCAAGGCAGACAGTGACATCCACAGTGTCGAAGACCTCCTGAAGGAAAAGGAAGTCGCTGTCCAGGTCGGAACGACCGCTGCTTACTATGCGGCTGAAAAGGGCATGAATACAAGAAACTTCGATCATTCCAGCGATATCGTCATGGAACTCAAGGCCGGCGGCGCCAATGCAGGCATCCTGGATAAACCGGCAGCCGATTACTTCGTAGCTACCGACGGCAAAGGCGCATTCCGCGTCGTCGATGTTCCGGATTCCAAAGTCCAGTACTTTGCTTTCGGCTTCAACAAGGACAATAAGGAACTGCAGCAGGAAGTGAATGCTGCCATCGCCAAGCTCAAGAAAGACGGCACGCTGAACAAGCTCCATGAAAAATGGTTCAATACACCGGCTCCGGATATGCCTTCCACAGCAGAAGAAGCACTGAGAATCAAGTAA
- a CDS encoding MFS transporter — protein sequence MSQKTIEELEFEETGVTRKERWKIMWASIIGYAMDGLDVLILSFAMAAIVSEFGLTLGEGGMIATYTLIGTVLGGYIFGIFADWWGRVHTFSLTIIIFSIFTGACAFADNAVHLDILRFLAGLGLGGEYGIGMTLVSETWPGAKRARATAGVAMGWQAGAVLAAILAAVVLPDYGWRGLFLVGVLPALLAAWARHGIKEPPMWVKRKEMKKALQARKDAGEKLTAEEEEQLTEAKKFPLAHLFADKKTTITTIALTIMTSVQNFGYYGIMVWLPMILLKEHGLTTKSMSGWMIVTVIGMIAGIFVFGWLCDRLGRKKPYLLFYVCAAAMVYIYVNLGTPIALLFGGAFLGFFCNGMMAGYGTLLSENYTTDARSTAQNFIFNTGRAVGGFAPVIIGTIAQTNGFNTAFVLLSAVYLAAAVNVLLFVKDTKGTVIR from the coding sequence ATGTCGCAGAAAACAATTGAAGAATTGGAATTTGAGGAAACAGGAGTCACTCGCAAAGAGCGTTGGAAAATCATGTGGGCCTCGATCATCGGTTACGCCATGGACGGGCTCGACGTTCTGATTCTTTCTTTTGCGATGGCGGCCATCGTCAGTGAATTCGGCCTGACGCTTGGCGAAGGCGGCATGATCGCCACGTATACGCTGATAGGCACAGTCCTCGGCGGATACATTTTCGGCATTTTTGCCGACTGGTGGGGCAGGGTGCACACCTTCTCCCTCACCATCATTATTTTCTCCATATTCACGGGCGCATGCGCCTTTGCGGACAACGCAGTCCATCTGGATATCCTGCGTTTCCTGGCAGGGCTCGGCCTTGGCGGTGAATATGGCATTGGCATGACCCTCGTATCAGAAACATGGCCGGGAGCCAAGCGCGCCAGAGCCACAGCCGGCGTAGCGATGGGCTGGCAGGCAGGTGCCGTTCTTGCGGCTATCCTTGCTGCTGTCGTCCTTCCTGACTACGGCTGGAGAGGACTCTTCCTCGTAGGCGTCCTTCCGGCACTCCTTGCTGCATGGGCCCGTCACGGTATCAAAGAACCGCCGATGTGGGTCAAACGCAAGGAAATGAAGAAAGCGCTGCAGGCAAGAAAAGATGCAGGCGAGAAACTGACGGCTGAAGAAGAAGAACAGCTGACAGAAGCAAAGAAATTCCCGCTCGCGCACCTCTTCGCTGACAAGAAGACGACCATCACGACGATTGCCTTGACTATCATGACAAGCGTACAGAACTTCGGCTACTACGGCATCATGGTATGGCTTCCGATGATCCTTCTGAAGGAACACGGCCTGACCACCAAGTCCATGTCCGGCTGGATGATCGTCACCGTCATCGGCATGATTGCAGGCATCTTCGTATTCGGCTGGCTCTGCGACCGTCTCGGACGCAAGAAGCCGTACCTTCTCTTCTACGTATGCGCTGCTGCCATGGTGTACATCTACGTCAACCTCGGCACGCCGATTGCGCTCCTCTTCGGCGGCGCATTCCTCGGCTTCTTCTGCAACGGCATGATGGCCGGCTACGGCACGCTTCTCTCTGAGAACTACACGACCGATGCCAGATCCACCGCGCAGAACTTCATCTTCAATACCGGACGTGCCGTAGGCGGCTTCGCTCCGGTCATCATCGGCACGATTGCACAGACAAACGGCTTCAATACCGCTTTCGTCCTGCTCTCTGCCGTATACCTTGCGGCTGCTGTCAATGTCCTTCTCTTCGTCAAGGACACCAAGGGCACTGTCATCCGTTAA
- a CDS encoding YitT family protein, translating to MTDALRRIDKVRQIRRAIGLTIGAAIYSAGLNLFLIPNHVIDGGVTGISLLIQALTGIPFSVLIVLLNVPFFYMGYRSLGPRLAASSMFAIIVLSLCSSKLEEMMPATNDPFLSTIFGGIIIGLGVGIVIKNGGSTDGTEIVAIWMDSRSSFSVGEIVMFFNFFILGAAGFVFSWNSAMYSLIAYFICSRMIDAVSTGLDSSKGIFIITTCYDDVSDAIVHDMHRAVTRLHGQGGFLKDDKDVLYCVISRLEVTKLKQVVRDIDPAAFITVFDVQEVEGGLVGKKVQK from the coding sequence ATGACAGACGCACTTAGAAGAATAGATAAAGTACGCCAGATCCGGCGTGCCATAGGTCTTACGATCGGCGCTGCGATTTATTCGGCAGGGCTGAACCTGTTCCTGATCCCGAACCACGTCATCGACGGCGGCGTGACAGGTATTTCTCTTCTGATCCAGGCACTGACGGGGATTCCCTTCAGTGTGCTCATCGTCCTTCTGAACGTCCCTTTCTTCTACATGGGCTACAGGAGCTTGGGGCCGAGACTGGCGGCATCGTCCATGTTTGCCATCATCGTCCTTTCCCTCTGCTCGTCAAAGCTTGAGGAAATGATGCCGGCCACGAACGATCCCTTCCTGTCGACGATTTTTGGCGGGATCATCATAGGGCTCGGCGTAGGCATTGTCATCAAGAACGGGGGCTCGACGGATGGCACGGAAATCGTGGCGATCTGGATGGACAGCCGGTCGTCATTCTCCGTCGGCGAAATCGTCATGTTCTTCAACTTCTTCATCCTGGGCGCCGCCGGCTTCGTCTTCAGCTGGAACAGCGCCATGTATTCCCTCATCGCTTACTTCATCTGCTCGCGCATGATCGATGCCGTATCGACAGGGCTTGATTCCTCCAAGGGCATCTTCATCATCACGACATGCTACGACGACGTCAGCGATGCCATCGTCCACGACATGCACCGCGCCGTGACGCGTCTCCACGGACAGGGCGGATTCCTGAAGGATGACAAGGACGTCCTCTACTGCGTCATTTCCAGACTGGAAGTCACGAAATTGAAGCAGGTCGTCAGAGACATCGACCCCGCCGCTTTCATCACCGTATTCGACGTGCAGGAAGTCGAAGGCGGGCTTGTCGGCAAGAAAGTACAAAAATGA
- a CDS encoding MoxR family ATPase, producing MDTKQKLDEILSETGKAVLGKQEVLSRILTAILAGGHILIDDIPGVGKTTIAVAFTHALGLDYKRMQFTPDVLPSDITGFSMYDKNSGGFRYMPGSAMTNLFLADEINRASPKTQSALLEVMQEGRISVDGKTYPVPQPFIVMATQNPYGSSGTQELPDSQTDRFMIRITVGYPSAKDEIAILKHENMVAASEVHAIISAEELMEMRKEAAAVHVEDSIYGYMVNIANASRTHADVSLGISPRGTMALSSMTKAHALMEGRDYVIPDDVLSVAPYTLTHRLTLTGDARFAGKTPGSVLASILSSVPRPSLKED from the coding sequence ATGGATACAAAACAGAAGCTTGATGAAATTCTTTCCGAGACGGGAAAGGCTGTCCTGGGCAAACAGGAAGTCCTCTCCCGCATTTTGACTGCCATCCTGGCAGGAGGCCATATCCTGATCGACGACATTCCGGGTGTCGGCAAGACGACGATTGCCGTCGCTTTCACGCATGCCCTGGGGCTCGACTACAAAAGGATGCAGTTCACCCCGGACGTCCTTCCTTCGGATATCACGGGTTTTTCCATGTATGACAAGAATTCCGGCGGATTCCGCTACATGCCGGGAAGCGCCATGACGAATCTTTTCCTTGCCGATGAAATCAACCGTGCATCGCCGAAGACACAGTCCGCGCTCCTGGAAGTCATGCAGGAAGGGAGGATCTCCGTCGACGGCAAGACGTACCCCGTCCCGCAGCCCTTCATCGTCATGGCGACGCAGAACCCCTACGGGTCCTCAGGCACGCAGGAACTTCCTGATTCCCAGACAGACCGCTTCATGATCCGCATCACAGTCGGCTATCCGTCCGCCAAGGATGAAATCGCCATCTTAAAGCATGAAAACATGGTAGCGGCATCGGAAGTCCATGCCATCATTTCCGCCGAAGAACTGATGGAAATGAGGAAGGAAGCAGCCGCTGTCCACGTCGAAGACTCGATCTACGGCTACATGGTCAATATCGCGAACGCCTCCCGCACGCATGCTGACGTCAGCCTTGGCATTTCACCCCGCGGCACGATGGCGCTTTCTTCCATGACCAAGGCGCATGCGCTGATGGAAGGAAGAGACTACGTCATTCCCGACGACGTCCTCTCGGTCGCTCCCTACACGCTGACGCACCGCCTGACACTGACAGGCGATGCCCGCTTTGCCGGAAAGACGCCCGGCTCGGTCTTAGCTTCCATCCTTTCCTCCGTGCCGCGCCCCTCTCTGAAGGAGGACTAA
- a CDS encoding DUF58 domain-containing protein: MRRFPYIFICIAAIFVMTIYDLYAAFLMAVMLILAPLLSILPMYWIRKRLRLSVKVPARLLRGHLAEAQLTLEGPLLSLLSSPEALLGTETSDETVPFDGGIRFIFRRTASHCGRFDMGEAHIRWTDPFGFHTFTLNAGNVSIIVLPLKMGEYKATMKTLRLIAGSDEPERFGATLYKPGDNPRLINWKVTARTDDVYVRDMYPAEDTNLVLAADYARKPDERDLLCDALYSAGLALCASRMNFLFAWNAGTGSIITQMIRNQEEWSDAIASFLAGGQKDALKTGGLSPYIPILYMTDNPAPSVSPSLHPVIWCTRDSREAQLSGKDAIMRAMGGGT, encoded by the coding sequence ATGCGGCGCTTCCCTTATATTTTCATCTGCATCGCGGCGATCTTTGTCATGACGATCTATGATCTGTATGCTGCCTTTCTCATGGCCGTCATGCTCATCCTTGCGCCCCTGCTTTCGATCCTTCCGATGTACTGGATCAGGAAACGGTTGAGACTTTCCGTCAAAGTGCCTGCCAGGCTCCTCAGGGGCCATCTGGCAGAAGCACAGCTGACGCTTGAAGGCCCGCTCCTTTCCCTCCTTTCGTCGCCGGAAGCGCTCCTCGGGACGGAAACATCCGATGAGACAGTCCCCTTTGACGGCGGCATCCGCTTCATCTTCCGCCGCACGGCTTCCCACTGCGGACGCTTCGACATGGGCGAGGCTCATATCCGCTGGACCGATCCCTTCGGTTTCCATACATTTACCCTCAATGCAGGAAATGTCTCCATCATCGTCCTTCCGCTCAAGATGGGCGAATACAAGGCGACAATGAAGACGCTCCGCCTGATTGCAGGAAGCGATGAACCGGAACGGTTCGGTGCCACGCTTTACAAACCCGGCGACAATCCGCGCCTGATCAACTGGAAGGTAACCGCCAGAACAGACGATGTCTATGTGCGTGACATGTATCCCGCCGAAGACACGAACCTGGTCCTTGCCGCTGATTATGCAAGAAAACCGGACGAACGCGACCTCCTGTGCGACGCACTCTATTCCGCCGGCCTTGCCCTCTGCGCTTCGCGCATGAATTTCCTCTTCGCATGGAATGCAGGCACGGGCTCTATCATCACACAGATGATCAGGAATCAGGAGGAATGGTCTGATGCCATCGCCTCCTTCCTGGCAGGCGGACAGAAAGACGCCCTGAAGACGGGCGGACTTTCTCCTTACATTCCTATTCTTTATATGACGGATAATCCGGCGCCTTCTGTCTCCCCCTCCCTTCACCCTGTCATCTGGTGCACAAGGGATTCCAGGGAAGCGCAGCTTTCCGGAAAAGACGCGATCATGCGCGCGATGGGAGGCGGAACATGA
- a CDS encoding permease, translating to MAFLQIITDNILPLLVFVAIGYLMDRKFNMNVASLTKLTFYVVLPCFIFYSIYVAKFNMAMFNVFLLACAQMVVIAIFAWFVGKLRGFSPAKIEAFKNGTMFSNSGNIGIALIALVFTNAPYVIDGKTPYLAEALAAATLMLVEMNMTLNTIGLYQAGKGRLTPRDALSVVFHMPVVYTLALVFFIKYIGFDMRATFLWPVLQNCASALVAIVMIALGMQIHRSKVSFGDIDAWLGSGIRLIFAPISAYILIHVWGFFGIEFSQAVNQTILIMSSVPAAVNSVLYAVEFQNCEDFATELVMMSTFLSCITMTGTIFVARLLFPI from the coding sequence ATGGCATTCTTACAGATCATTACAGACAACATCCTTCCGCTTCTCGTATTCGTGGCAATCGGATACCTCATGGACAGGAAATTCAATATGAACGTCGCATCTCTCACCAAGCTGACCTTCTACGTCGTCCTTCCATGCTTCATTTTCTACAGCATTTATGTCGCCAAATTCAATATGGCGATGTTCAACGTATTCCTTCTGGCATGCGCCCAGATGGTGGTCATTGCCATTTTTGCCTGGTTCGTCGGAAAGCTGCGCGGCTTCTCTCCGGCAAAAATAGAAGCTTTCAAGAACGGCACCATGTTTTCCAACAGCGGAAATATCGGTATTGCGCTGATTGCTCTTGTCTTCACGAATGCGCCTTACGTCATTGACGGCAAGACGCCCTACCTTGCTGAAGCGCTGGCAGCAGCTACACTGATGCTCGTCGAAATGAACATGACGCTCAACACGATCGGCCTGTATCAGGCAGGCAAGGGGAGACTGACACCGAGAGATGCCCTTTCCGTCGTCTTCCACATGCCGGTCGTCTATACGCTGGCCCTTGTCTTCTTCATCAAGTACATCGGCTTTGATATGCGCGCGACCTTCCTCTGGCCTGTACTCCAGAACTGTGCCTCGGCTCTTGTCGCCATCGTCATGATTGCCCTTGGCATGCAGATCCACAGGAGCAAGGTCTCCTTCGGGGATATCGACGCATGGCTCGGAAGCGGCATCCGCCTGATTTTTGCTCCGATTTCCGCATACATCCTGATCCACGTATGGGGCTTCTTCGGCATCGAATTTTCGCAGGCCGTCAATCAGACGATCCTGATCATGTCGTCCGTTCCGGCCGCCGTCAATTCCGTCCTGTACGCCGTCGAATTCCAGAACTGCGAGGACTTTGCGACCGAGCTCGTCATGATGAGTACATTTCTCTCCTGCATTACCATGACAGGAACGATCTTCGTGGCAAGACTTCTCTTCCCGATCTAA
- a CDS encoding AEC family transporter, with product MILLQILWDDILPLFAFIGAGVFLDSKFKIDISTYSRLTIWVVLPCFIFYTMYRYHFESDDLLMIPAVLILLAVMYLLSMGMAHVFHLGGAEKGAFEAVSSFSNAGHIGAALAVMIFTHPPFATEGGSTPHLTEAMGTMVIIMIVMNIVVNTFGAALIRSRGSTVKEVLSFMVKMPALYAAILAILVRSAGIHLEHTFLWPVLTHFNGAFIVLVTVTIGLQLHRSKLRKPDRFILATSFNKLILCPAIAWVVLTLFGGAFSPIASQVFFICAAVPSSMALIIYGVEYGEDAGLVTQSVLFSTVAGALTLTCMIYLARVLFPLAG from the coding sequence ATGATACTACTTCAGATTCTGTGGGATGATATCCTGCCGCTCTTTGCCTTCATCGGGGCAGGGGTGTTTCTGGACAGCAAGTTCAAGATCGACATATCGACGTACAGCCGCCTGACGATCTGGGTCGTGCTGCCCTGCTTCATTTTTTACACGATGTACAGGTACCACTTCGAATCGGATGATCTCCTGATGATTCCTGCGGTGCTCATTCTTCTGGCGGTCATGTACCTCCTCTCGATGGGAATGGCGCATGTGTTCCATCTGGGAGGGGCGGAAAAGGGCGCTTTTGAAGCCGTTTCCTCCTTCTCGAATGCCGGCCATATCGGAGCCGCTCTGGCTGTCATGATTTTCACGCATCCGCCCTTTGCCACGGAAGGCGGCAGCACGCCGCATCTTACTGAGGCCATGGGGACGATGGTCATCATCATGATTGTCATGAACATTGTCGTCAATACCTTCGGTGCAGCGCTTATCAGAAGCCGCGGGTCGACGGTCAAGGAAGTCCTCTCCTTCATGGTGAAGATGCCTGCCCTCTATGCGGCCATCCTTGCCATCCTTGTCAGAAGTGCAGGCATCCATCTCGAGCATACCTTCCTCTGGCCAGTCCTCACGCACTTCAATGGCGCATTTATTGTCCTTGTCACCGTCACGATCGGTCTTCAGCTTCACAGGAGCAAGCTCAGGAAACCGGACCGTTTCATCCTTGCCACGTCTTTCAATAAGCTGATTCTCTGTCCGGCCATTGCGTGGGTCGTCCTGACTCTCTTTGGCGGTGCGTTCAGCCCGATTGCTTCGCAGGTATTCTTCATCTGCGCAGCCGTGCCGTCCTCGATGGCTCTTATCATTTACGGCGTCGAATACGGTGAGGATGCAGGCCTTGTGACGCAGTCCGTTCTCTTCAGCACGGTTGCCGGCGCTCTGACGCTGACGTGCATGATTTACCTCGCGCGGGTTCTTTTCCCGCTGGCAGGCTGA